From a region of the Gordonia sp. PP30 genome:
- a CDS encoding hydantoinase/oxoprolinase family protein: MKRISVDIGGTFTDCFFVWDDIYVDAKALTTHHNLALGFNDALDLACKRAGLDRSTVLSEVDSVRYATTLGTNALIERNGPKVAAIVTHGFEDTIPLSRGRGYGEGLDYSMQQNLPAAERPEPLVARSLIRSVKERINSAGKIVARIDPDDVRSVVRELVDAGAEAIVVSLTNATENPEHELAIQEIILDEFPPHELGAIPVLLGHQVSGRKGEYVRATSTIVDGYLHSIMFHALSQLSNNLRDFGYDRPMLVIHNSGGMAQMNSTDALQTIHSGPIAGVGAAEHLSNETGIGNLISTDMGGTSFDIGLVPEGGVKHYDFLPTIDRWLVSVPMVHLDTLGAGGGSIASYDRIHNSVKIGPQSAGSNPGPACYDRGGLKPTVTDADLVLGYFDPDNYANGYIKLNPRRAKFAIEENLCDYLDMDVVEVARVIKDGVDEQMAIGIGKELRVRGYLPEDFTMLAYGGNGPLHACGIARHAGIKRVLAPPFSSVFSACGAGNMRQLHFHERGVHVTLYNATTRALYSDYADLNAVITELEDQGREDLVRQGFDGDEVKFRLELDMRYGNQLLTQAVALPDLSRVSGVGDVLEIIKTFGDVYSHRFGAASAAPEAGIRCNTVRVAAFVDGDVVNFDTLESSGERTVPDPIGHRRAYFIGHDKPIDTPLYNEEALSADRVIPGPAIVTTETTTFLVEPSWRLEPTEQGAVWFLQD, translated from the coding sequence ATGAAACGTATCTCCGTCGATATCGGTGGAACCTTCACCGACTGCTTCTTCGTCTGGGACGATATCTACGTCGACGCCAAGGCGTTGACCACCCATCACAACCTCGCGCTGGGCTTCAACGATGCCCTCGACCTCGCGTGCAAGCGCGCCGGACTCGACCGGTCGACGGTGCTGTCCGAGGTTGATTCCGTGCGCTACGCCACCACGCTGGGAACCAACGCGCTCATTGAGCGCAATGGGCCCAAGGTGGCGGCGATCGTGACGCACGGATTCGAGGACACCATTCCGCTTTCCCGCGGCCGCGGCTACGGCGAGGGCCTGGACTACTCGATGCAGCAGAATCTGCCGGCCGCTGAACGTCCGGAGCCGCTGGTGGCGCGGTCGCTGATCCGGTCGGTCAAGGAACGGATCAACTCGGCGGGCAAGATCGTTGCGCGGATCGATCCCGACGACGTGCGCAGCGTCGTCCGCGAACTGGTGGACGCCGGGGCTGAGGCGATCGTCGTCTCACTGACCAACGCGACGGAGAACCCCGAACACGAGCTGGCGATCCAGGAGATCATCCTCGACGAGTTCCCGCCGCATGAGCTCGGCGCCATCCCGGTGCTGCTGGGCCACCAGGTGTCCGGCCGCAAGGGCGAGTACGTCCGTGCCACGTCGACCATCGTCGACGGCTATCTGCACTCGATCATGTTCCATGCGCTCTCGCAGCTGTCGAATAATCTGCGCGACTTCGGCTACGACCGCCCGATGCTGGTGATTCACAATTCCGGCGGAATGGCGCAGATGAACTCGACCGACGCGCTCCAGACCATCCACTCCGGGCCGATCGCCGGCGTCGGGGCCGCGGAGCACCTCTCGAACGAGACGGGCATCGGCAACCTGATTTCGACCGATATGGGAGGCACATCGTTCGATATCGGTCTGGTGCCGGAGGGCGGGGTGAAGCACTACGACTTCCTCCCCACGATCGACCGCTGGCTCGTCTCGGTGCCGATGGTCCACCTCGACACGCTCGGGGCCGGCGGTGGTTCGATCGCCAGCTACGACCGCATCCATAACTCGGTGAAGATCGGCCCGCAGTCGGCGGGCTCCAACCCGGGCCCGGCGTGCTACGACCGCGGCGGTCTCAAGCCCACGGTCACCGATGCCGATCTGGTGCTGGGCTACTTCGATCCGGACAACTACGCGAACGGCTACATCAAGCTGAATCCGCGCCGCGCGAAGTTCGCGATCGAGGAGAACCTCTGTGACTACCTCGACATGGATGTCGTCGAGGTCGCCCGGGTGATCAAGGACGGTGTCGATGAGCAGATGGCGATCGGCATCGGTAAGGAGCTGCGGGTGCGCGGCTACCTTCCCGAGGACTTCACCATGCTCGCCTACGGCGGCAATGGGCCCCTGCACGCGTGCGGCATCGCCCGTCACGCCGGGATCAAGCGGGTGCTGGCGCCGCCGTTCTCGTCGGTCTTCTCCGCATGCGGTGCCGGAAACATGCGCCAGCTGCATTTCCACGAGCGGGGCGTGCACGTGACCCTGTACAACGCCACCACCCGCGCGCTCTACTCCGACTACGCCGACCTCAACGCGGTGATCACAGAACTCGAGGACCAGGGCCGCGAGGATCTGGTTCGGCAGGGATTCGACGGCGACGAGGTGAAGTTCCGGCTGGAACTGGACATGCGCTACGGCAATCAGCTGCTGACCCAGGCCGTCGCACTACCGGACCTCTCCCGCGTCTCCGGGGTCGGCGACGTACTGGAGATCATCAAGACCTTCGGCGATGTCTACAGTCACCGATTCGGTGCCGCTTCGGCCGCGCCGGAGGCGGGAATCCGCTGCAACACCGTGCGAGTGGCCGCCTTCGTCGACGGCGACGTGGTCAATTTCGACACCCTGGAAAGCAGTGGCGAGCGCACCGTTCCGGACCCGATCGGCCATCGCCGCGCGTACTTCATCGGGCACGACAAGCCCATCGACACCCCGTTGTACAACGAGGAGGCGCTCTCCGCGGACCGGGTCATCCCCGGGCCGGCCATCGTCACCACCGAAACCACCACTTTCCTCGTCGAGCCGTCGTGGCGACTGGAGCCGACCGAACAGGGTGCGGTCTGGTTCCTCCAGGACTGA
- a CDS encoding acetone carboxylase subunit gamma — protein MRVPMTEYLLIDLDTERWVCRVCAQDMGSAHGNYKPATLAYDRDPREIHQPIIDPEQYEYTFSPDPGYCRIVEYYCPGCATQIEVEYLPPGHPPAIDMIIDIPALRAQWAERGVDAEEAHNYGPGEDAQKYTAELKAAGHIR, from the coding sequence ATGCGAGTGCCCATGACCGAATACCTGCTGATCGATCTCGATACCGAGCGCTGGGTCTGCCGCGTGTGCGCCCAGGACATGGGGTCCGCGCACGGCAACTACAAGCCCGCGACCCTCGCCTACGACCGCGATCCGCGAGAGATCCATCAGCCGATCATCGATCCGGAACAGTACGAGTACACCTTCAGTCCCGACCCGGGCTATTGCCGGATCGTCGAGTACTACTGCCCCGGCTGTGCCACCCAGATCGAGGTCGAGTACCTCCCGCCGGGGCATCCTCCGGCCATCGACATGATCATCGACATCCCCGCCTTGCGGGCGCAGTGGGCCGAGCGTGGAGTGGACGCCGAGGAGGCGCACAACTACGGCCCCGGCGAGGACGCACAGAAGTACACCGCCGAGCTCAAGGCCGCAGGGCACATCCGCTGA